The following proteins are co-located in the Chlorocebus sabaeus isolate Y175 chromosome 21, mChlSab1.0.hap1, whole genome shotgun sequence genome:
- the LOC119626311 gene encoding protein C-mannosyl-transferase DPY19L1-like, which produces MWGVLAKQQTHVRKHQFDHGELVYHALQLLAYAALGILIMRLKLFLTPHMCVMASLICSRQLFGWLFCKVHPGAVVFAILAAMSIQGSANPQTQWNIVEEFSNLPQEELIEWIKYSTKPDAVFAGAMPTMASVKLSALRPIVNHPRYEDTGLRAKMKIVYSMYSRKAAEEVKRELIKLKVNYYILEESWCVRRSKPGCSMPKIWDVEDPANAGKTPLCNLLVKDSKPHFTTVFQNSVYKVLEVVKE; this is translated from the exons ATGTGGGGTGTCTTAGCTAAACAACAGACACATGTAAG aaaacaccagtttgatcATGGAGAG ctGGTTTATCATGCATTGCAATTGTTAGCATATGCAGCCCTTGGTATTTTAATTATGAGACTAAAACTCTTCTTGACACCACACATGTGTGTTATGGCATCACTGATCTGCTCAAGACAG CTATTTGGATGGCTCTTTTGCAAAGTACATCCTGGTGCTGTTGTTTTTGCTATATTAGCAGCAATGTCAATACAAGGTTCAGCAAATCCGCAAACCCAGTGGAATATTGTAGAGGAGTTCAGCAATTTGCCACAAGAAGAACTTATAGAGTGGATCAAATATAGTACTaaaccag ATGCAGTGTTTGCGGGTGCCATGCCCACGATGGCAAGTGTTAAGCTCTCTGCGCTTCGGCCCATTGTGAATCATCCACGTTATGAAGACACAGGCTTGAG agccaAAATGAAAATAGTATACTCAATGTATAGTCGGAAAGCAGCTGAAGAAGTGAAGCGAGAACTGATAAAGTTAAAAGTGAACTATTACATTCTAGAAGAGTCATGGTGTGTAAGAAGATCCAA GCCTGGTTGCAGTATGCCTAAAATTTGGGATGTAGAAGATCCTGCCAATGCTGGGAAAACTCCCTTATGTAACCTCTTGGTGAAGGACTCCAAACCTCActtcaccactgtattccagaaCAGTGTTTACAAAGTCCTAGAAGTTGTAAAAGAATGA